In Vitis vinifera cultivar Pinot Noir 40024 chromosome 17, ASM3070453v1, one genomic interval encodes:
- the LOC100249237 gene encoding 11-beta-hydroxysteroid dehydrogenase A-like has product MNFIHKVLNIALHSMGLITLLFFLLSFLSFNSLFFILRSLLSEDVAGKVVLITGASSGIGEHLAYQYARRGACLVLVARKEKSIQEVADRARSLGSPEVLVIRADVSKVEVCKSFVDEAVEHFRRCSNERHPCRVSRKVCKCNCKQHLTWGKIPNRAIMGQDNTSLESLLPSDCRVV; this is encoded by the exons ATGAATTTCATTCACAAGGTCCTCAACATTGCGCTTCATTCTATGGGCCTCATAACACTTCTCTTCTTCCTACTTTCATTCCTGTCCTTCAATTCCCTTTTCTTTATCCTAAGATCCCTACTCAGCGAAGATGTGGCCGGAAAAGTTGTACTCATCACAGGAGCATCTTCAGGCATTGGAGAG CACCTGGCTTACCAGTATGCGAGAAGAGGTGCTTGTTTAGTCCTTGTTGCCAGAAAGGAGAAGAGTATCCAAGAAGTTGCAGACAGGGCTCGTAGCTTGGGCTCCCCTGAGGTTTTAGTGATCCGTGCAGATGTTTCCAAGGTTGAAGTTTGCAAGAGTTTTGTTGATGAAGCAGTGGAACACTTCCGACGAT GTTCAAATGAGCGTCATCCCTGTAGAGTCAGCAGAAAGGTGTGCAAATGCAATTGTAAACAGCACTTGACGTGGGGAAAAATACCCAACAGAGCCATCATGGGTCAAGATAACACTTCACTGGAAAGCCTTTTGCCCTCAGATTGTAGAGTGGTGTAG
- the LOC100260981 gene encoding LOW QUALITY PROTEIN: 11-beta-hydroxysteroid dehydrogenase A-like (The sequence of the model RefSeq protein was modified relative to this genomic sequence to represent the inferred CDS: inserted 2 bases in 1 codon; deleted 2 bases in 1 codon), which produces MDIIHSFLNLVAPPFTFVALFLLLPPFHFFKFFLSTFWSILSENVTGKVVIVTGASSGIGEHVAYEYAKRGACLVLASTRENRLQEVGGXARALGAPDVRVVPADVSKLEDCKRIVDEAANHFGRVDHLVNNAGIQSASTLEEATDITNFRPVMDVNFWGSVYTTRFAIPHLRNSHGKIIGMASSAAWLPMPRMSIYNASKAALISFYDTLRIELGSDIGGITVVTPGFIESEMTQGEFLKNEDQIEVDQDMRDAQVSIIPVGRAEACAKAIVKSACRGEKYLTEPSWFRVTYLWKVLCPEVIEWCFRLFYLARPGESETLSKKILDISGARGFLYPTTIQTTDVKAD; this is translated from the exons ATGGATATAATACACAGCTTCCTGAACCTAGTGGCGCCACCCTTTACCTTTGTCGCTCTCTTCCTCTTGTTACCACCATTTCACTTCTTTAAGTTCTTCCTCTCCACCTTCTGGTCTATACTAAGTGAAAACGTCACCGGA AAGGTTGTCATCGTCACCGGCGCTTCCTCCGGCATCGGGGAG cATGTGGCGTATGAATACGCTAAGAGAGGAGCTTGCTTAGTTCTTGCTtcaacaagggaaaacaggctCCAAGAAGTTGGGGG AGCGCGTGCGCTGGGCGCCCCTGATGTCCGTGTGGTTCCTGCCGATGTTTCAAAGCTGGAGGACTGTAAGCGGATTGTTGATGAAGCTGCTAATCACTTTGGGCGAG TGGATCATCTAGTAAATAACGCTGGGATCCAGTCAGCCAGCACGCTTGAAGAAGCCACAGATATCACTAATTTCAGACCAGTTATG GATGTGAACTTCTGGGGTTCAGTTTACACCACCCGTTTTGCAATTCCACACCTCAGAAACAGCCACGGCAAGATCATTGGCATGGCTTCTTCTGCTGCATGGCTGCCCATGCCACGAATGAGCATCTACAAT GCCAGCAAAGCAGCATTAATAAGCTTCTACGACACATTGAGGATTGAACTCGGGTCCGACATCGGAGGAATAACAGTTGTGACTCCTGGGTTTATAGAATCTGAAATGACTCAAGGAGAATTCCTAAAGAATGAAGACCAAATAGAAGTGGATCAAGACATGAGAGAT GCTCAAGTGAGCATAATCCCAGTTGGCAGGGCAGAAGCATGTGCCAAGGCAATTGTAAAGAGCGCTTGCAGGGGAGAGAAATACCTGACGGAGCCATCGTGGTTCAGGGTCACCTACTTGTGGAAGGTGTTGTGCCCTGAGGTGATCGAGTGGTGTTTCCGGTTGTTCTATCTTGCTAGGCCAGGGGAATCGGAAACACTCAGCAAGAAGATCCTGGACATCTCTGGGGCTCGTGGGTTTCTGTATCCAACCACAATCCAAACAACTGATGTCAAAGCAGATTAA
- the LOC100266186 gene encoding uncharacterized protein LOC100266186, translating into MDAATIRKIQAMNSSKSVFVIGSLIIIFLVGDSKALTSESSPASEVYYDEYVSVSRNLWSLSGHEEKGEMKGEKFFEEKVERYKNGEGGKWKKWEMEKKPKVKLGGEENLSLPELNKRADDFIARINRQRRLEAKH; encoded by the exons ATGGATGCTGCCACAATACGAAAGATTCAAGCCATGAACAG CTCCAAGTCTGTGTTTGTGATAGGGAGCCTCATAATCATCTTCCTTGTTGGAGATTCCAAGGCTTTGACATCAGAGTCTTCTCCGGCCAGTGAAGTGTACTATGATGAGTATGTGAGCGTGAGTAGAAACCTTTGGAGTCTCTCTGGCCATGAAGAGAAGGGGGAGATGAAGGGGGAGAAATTTTTTGAAGAGAAAGTGGAAAGGTATAAAAATGGAGAgggaggaaaatggaaaaaatgggagatggagaaaaaaccaaaggtgaagtTGGGTGGGGAAGAGAATCTCAGTTTGCCTGAATTAAACAAAAGGGCTGATGACTTCATTGCAAGGATCAACAGACAAAGGAGGCTTGAAGCTAAGCActag
- the LOC100243863 gene encoding HVA22-like protein e isoform X2 — MGRLWTLATHLHSLAGPVTMLLYPLYASVMAIESTTKVDDEQWLAYWILYSFLTLMEMLLQPILKWIPIWYDVKLVFVAWLVLPQFRGAAFIYEKFVREQIWKHGRAGRAENRASTSHHHGKGDSKSVQFVGLKKGPHEAY; from the exons ATGGGCCGTCTCTGGACTTTGGCCACTCATCTTCACTCACTAGCTGG GCCTGTGACAATGTTGCTGTACCCCTT ATATGCATCAGTAATGGCAATAGAGAGCACAACAAAAGTGGATGATGAGCAGTGGCTGGCCTACTGGATCTTATACTCATTTCTCACCCTCATGGAGATGCTTCTCCAACCCATTTTAAAAtg GATACCCATATGGTATGATGTGAAGCTGGTGTTTGTGGCATGGCTGGTCCTCCCGCAGTTCAGAGGAGCAGCCTTCATATATGAGAAGTTCGTGAGAGAGCAAATCTGGAAACATGGACGAGCAGGACGAGCAGAAAACAGGGCCTCCACCAGCCATCATCATGGCAAGGGCGATAGCAAGTCTGTGCAGTTCGTTGGTCTTAAGAAG GGACCGCATGAAGCTTATTGA
- the LOC100243863 gene encoding HVA22-like protein e isoform X1 — MGRLWTLATHLHSLAGPVTMLLYPLYASVMAIESTTKVDDEQWLAYWILYSFLTLMEMLLQPILKWIPIWYDVKLVFVAWLVLPQFRGAAFIYEKFVREQIWKHGRAGRAENRASTSHHHGKGDSKSVQFVGLKKVTLFIYLITPFEDSLPFFSLFVQNK, encoded by the exons ATGGGCCGTCTCTGGACTTTGGCCACTCATCTTCACTCACTAGCTGG GCCTGTGACAATGTTGCTGTACCCCTT ATATGCATCAGTAATGGCAATAGAGAGCACAACAAAAGTGGATGATGAGCAGTGGCTGGCCTACTGGATCTTATACTCATTTCTCACCCTCATGGAGATGCTTCTCCAACCCATTTTAAAAtg GATACCCATATGGTATGATGTGAAGCTGGTGTTTGTGGCATGGCTGGTCCTCCCGCAGTTCAGAGGAGCAGCCTTCATATATGAGAAGTTCGTGAGAGAGCAAATCTGGAAACATGGACGAGCAGGACGAGCAGAAAACAGGGCCTCCACCAGCCATCATCATGGCAAGGGCGATAGCAAGTCTGTGCAGTTCGTTGGTCTTAAGAAGGTCACTCTCTTTATCTATCTCATCACACCTTTTGAGGATTCACTTCcattcttttccctttttgttcaaaataaataa